The Paenibacillus sp. FSL R7-0204 genome includes a region encoding these proteins:
- a CDS encoding MFS transporter, whose protein sequence is MSLSWKVYILAIVSFLVGTSEYILSGILDKVSLSLGVSVAAAGQLITIFSLVYAIFTPILMAVTAGIDRRKLIMTGLGLFVVSNILAVLLPGYGLFVVARIIMAIGAGVVVVTALNIAAKIAPEGKQASAIATVVMGFTASLIIGVPLGRIAADTLGWKSVFGGIALLGIIAMIILSFAIPRVKGDEPIPLRQQLRLLQKPKVALGLAITFFWLGGYSVAYTYLSPYLLGVSGISDKYLSGALLIFGIASMIGSKIGGFSTDRWGVNRTLFSGLILHIVMLILLSLATNTFIGVMVVLLLWSFSAWSSGPTQQYHLTTIEPEASGVMLGLNQSMIQLAMAAGAGIGGVAIETVSLASITWIGAVGVAIAIIATLILYRMNSKLEMNVQHLVQNQ, encoded by the coding sequence ATGTCGCTAAGCTGGAAGGTGTATATTTTAGCCATTGTTAGTTTTTTGGTAGGGACGTCCGAGTATATTCTGTCTGGTATTTTAGATAAGGTATCCCTTTCTCTTGGTGTTTCAGTTGCCGCCGCCGGGCAATTAATTACGATTTTTTCGCTAGTCTACGCTATATTTACTCCTATTCTTATGGCTGTAACCGCAGGTATAGACAGACGGAAATTAATCATGACGGGTCTAGGTTTGTTTGTGGTATCTAACATTCTCGCTGTTCTTTTGCCCGGGTATGGATTGTTTGTAGTTGCCCGCATCATTATGGCCATAGGCGCAGGGGTAGTGGTTGTTACCGCCTTAAACATTGCAGCGAAAATTGCCCCAGAGGGTAAACAAGCAAGCGCGATTGCAACAGTCGTAATGGGCTTTACAGCATCCTTAATCATTGGCGTACCACTTGGGCGCATTGCAGCGGATACGCTCGGCTGGAAATCTGTGTTCGGGGGTATTGCCCTTTTAGGGATTATCGCAATGATTATACTTTCTTTCGCCATCCCGCGTGTTAAGGGAGATGAACCTATTCCATTACGGCAACAATTACGTTTGCTACAAAAGCCTAAGGTCGCATTGGGACTCGCGATTACCTTCTTTTGGCTTGGCGGATATTCGGTAGCATATACGTATCTTTCACCGTATTTGCTTGGAGTATCGGGCATAAGTGATAAATATCTCAGCGGAGCTCTGCTTATATTTGGTATAGCCAGCATGATAGGCTCCAAAATCGGTGGCTTCAGCACGGACCGGTGGGGGGTTAACCGAACCTTATTCAGCGGATTGATCCTCCATATTGTAATGCTGATCCTACTGTCTTTGGCGACGAATACATTCATTGGTGTAATGGTCGTGCTATTGTTGTGGTCGTTCTCCGCATGGTCATCTGGTCCGACGCAGCAATATCATTTAACGACAATTGAACCCGAAGCCTCAGGTGTTATGCTTGGTCTTAATCAGTCGATGATACAGCTTGCTATGGCAGCGGGTGCTGGTATAGGCGGGGTAGCTATTGAAACGGTCTCGCTTGCATCGATTACATGGATTGGTGCTGTTGGGGTTGCGATTGCTATAATCGCTACGCTCATTTTATATCGAATGAATTCTAAATTAGAGATGAATGTTCAACATTTAGTTCAAAACCAGTGA
- a CDS encoding ArsR/SmtB family transcription factor, which translates to MNPIDVFKALSNESRLQILQWLKEPYVHFKPHEGVDMEEIGVCVSQITDKLNMTQSTASQYLTMLQRAGLITTKRIGKFTYYQRDEEAIRQLAQYTMTDM; encoded by the coding sequence ATGAATCCAATTGATGTATTTAAGGCTTTGTCGAATGAATCCAGGTTACAGATCTTACAATGGCTTAAAGAGCCATACGTTCATTTTAAACCCCACGAAGGAGTGGATATGGAGGAGATCGGGGTTTGTGTAAGTCAAATAACCGACAAGCTGAACATGACTCAGTCCACAGCTTCTCAATATCTTACGATGTTGCAGCGGGCAGGGCTAATCACCACAAAACGTATAGGCAAATTTACGTATTACCAGAGAGACGAGGAAGCCATACGTCAGTTAGCGCAGTATACGATGACAGATATGTAA
- a CDS encoding carbohydrate ABC transporter permease, with the protein MAKSKRFFMYLFLSIAAIVSIFPFLWMVVSSTNQSVDVTRGRLLPGTHLLENLRKLLDTTDLQLSLMNSAKISITTTLLALLIASLAGYGFEVFRSRSKDIVFNILLLSMMIPFAALMIPLYRMFGQISNVFPWMGIDTIVSVILPTVTTAFLIFFFRQSTKMFPKELLEAGRMDGLSELGIFLRIYLPTMKTTYAAGAIITFMSSWNNYLWPLIVLQTPQTKTMPLLISTLGSGYAPDYGMIMIAIVIGTIPTALVFFVMQKQFVAGMIGSVK; encoded by the coding sequence ATGGCTAAAAGTAAACGTTTCTTCATGTATCTGTTCCTGAGCATCGCGGCCATTGTCTCCATCTTTCCATTCCTGTGGATGGTCGTCAGCTCGACGAACCAGTCGGTGGATGTCACCCGCGGGCGGCTGCTGCCGGGTACCCATCTGCTGGAGAATCTGCGCAAGCTGCTGGATACCACGGACCTGCAGTTATCTCTGATGAATTCAGCGAAAATCTCCATAACTACCACGCTGCTGGCGCTGCTGATTGCTTCGCTGGCCGGCTACGGCTTCGAGGTCTTCCGCAGCCGCTCGAAGGATATCGTATTCAACATTCTGCTGCTGTCGATGATGATTCCGTTCGCCGCGCTGATGATTCCGCTGTACCGGATGTTCGGCCAGATCTCGAACGTCTTCCCGTGGATGGGCATCGATACGATTGTCTCGGTCATTCTGCCTACCGTGACTACCGCGTTCCTGATCTTCTTTTTCCGCCAGAGCACCAAAATGTTCCCGAAGGAGCTGCTGGAGGCCGGCCGGATGGATGGGCTTAGCGAGCTGGGCATCTTCCTGCGCATCTACCTGCCGACGATGAAGACGACTTACGCCGCCGGAGCCATCATTACGTTCATGTCGAGCTGGAACAACTATCTCTGGCCGCTGATCGTATTGCAGACGCCGCAGACCAAGACCATGCCGCTGCTGATCTCCACCCTCGGCTCGGGATATGCCCCGGACTACGGAATGATTATGATCGCGATTGTAATCGGCACGATTCCTACTGCGCTGGTGTTCTTCGTGATGCAGAAGCAGTTTGTGGCTGGGATGATCGGGTCGGTGAAGTAA
- a CDS encoding carbohydrate ABC transporter permease produces MHQTNSKLRFRTKSVLTGWSFVLLAVILIFVFYFYPMLQALILSFQTGTGSNLTFTGFDNYSRLLSDKTFIVSVKNTFIYLLVQVPLMIILALFISVLLNDSKLRFKGFFRTAIFLPCVTSLVAYSVVFKYLFSGNGLVNTMLLKLHLVSAPIEWITDPFWAKITIIIAITWRWTGYNMIFYLSALQNIDHSIYEAAKIDGASSTRQFFGITVPLLKPIILFTSITSTIGTLQLFDEVMNITKGGPGNATQTISQYIYNLSFKYAADFGYAATVSYSIVIMIALLSVIQFKVAGDKNG; encoded by the coding sequence GTGCATCAAACAAATTCCAAACTAAGATTCCGCACCAAAAGCGTGTTGACCGGATGGTCCTTCGTCCTGCTTGCGGTCATTCTGATCTTCGTCTTCTATTTCTACCCGATGCTTCAGGCACTCATTCTGTCGTTCCAGACGGGAACGGGCAGCAATCTTACGTTTACCGGCTTCGATAACTATTCACGGCTTCTGTCTGACAAGACATTTATTGTATCAGTTAAGAACACCTTCATCTATTTGCTTGTTCAAGTGCCGCTGATGATCATCCTTGCGCTATTTATCTCGGTGCTGCTGAATGACAGCAAGCTGAGATTCAAGGGGTTTTTCCGGACGGCGATCTTCCTGCCCTGTGTCACTTCGCTGGTTGCGTATTCTGTGGTATTCAAGTATTTGTTCTCCGGCAATGGCCTGGTGAATACGATGCTGCTGAAGCTCCATCTGGTCAGTGCCCCGATTGAATGGATCACCGATCCGTTCTGGGCCAAAATCACCATTATCATAGCGATCACTTGGCGCTGGACGGGTTACAATATGATTTTTTACCTGTCAGCCCTGCAAAATATCGATCACTCCATCTATGAGGCCGCCAAAATTGACGGAGCATCGTCTACCCGGCAATTCTTCGGAATTACGGTCCCGCTGCTGAAACCGATCATCCTGTTCACCTCGATTACCTCAACCATCGGGACCCTGCAATTGTTCGACGAGGTCATGAATATTACGAAGGGCGGCCCGGGCAACGCGACCCAGACGATCTCCCAGTACATCTACAATTTGTCGTTCAAATATGCAGCAGACTTCGGCTATGCAGCCACCGTATCGTATTCGATCGTGATTATGATTGCGCTGCTGTCGGTCATCCAGTTTAAAGTGGCAGGTGATAAGAATGGCTAA
- a CDS encoding ABC transporter substrate-binding protein, with product MKKGFALVLICLLLLTACSSNSGSKNSGNTAGDKGKTENTAATEPAQAKEITIWAWDPAFNIAALEVAKAEYAKTNPDVKINIVEYAQADIIQKLNTGLNSGTTKGLPNIVLIEDYRSQSFLQSYKDSFYDLSSSIKGTDFADYKSGPTSLDGKQYGIPFDSGVTGLYVRTDYLEQAGYKLADLQDIDWKKYIEIGKAVKEKTGKALITLDPNDLGLIRVMIQSAGEWYLKEDGKTPNIAGNAPLKEAFETYKELTESNVAKVHADWSQFVAALNSGDVASVPTGNWITPSITAEASQSGKWGIAPLPKLTVNKSVHASNLGGSSWYVMNVDGKETAADFMAKTFGSNVEMYQKLLTDIGVIGTFKAAAGGEAYSQANEFFSGQKVVSDFAAWTEQIPSVNYGINTYAIEDILIVEMQNYLNGKDIDSVLSDAQAQAESQIK from the coding sequence ATGAAAAAAGGCTTTGCGTTAGTCCTGATTTGCCTGCTGCTGCTTACGGCCTGCAGCTCGAACTCCGGGTCCAAGAATTCCGGCAATACTGCTGGGGACAAGGGAAAGACAGAGAATACAGCAGCTACAGAGCCTGCACAGGCGAAGGAAATTACGATTTGGGCTTGGGACCCTGCATTCAACATCGCCGCACTGGAAGTGGCTAAAGCAGAATATGCCAAGACGAACCCTGACGTAAAAATTAACATTGTGGAATATGCACAGGCGGATATCATCCAGAAGCTGAACACGGGGCTGAATTCCGGAACCACCAAGGGTCTGCCGAACATCGTGCTGATTGAGGATTACCGTTCCCAGAGCTTCCTGCAGTCGTACAAGGATTCCTTCTACGATCTAAGCAGCTCGATCAAGGGCACCGACTTCGCGGATTACAAAAGCGGACCGACCAGCCTGGACGGCAAGCAGTATGGGATTCCTTTTGACTCCGGCGTTACCGGTCTCTATGTAAGAACCGACTATCTGGAGCAGGCAGGCTACAAGCTGGCCGATCTGCAGGATATCGACTGGAAGAAATATATTGAAATCGGCAAAGCTGTGAAAGAGAAAACCGGCAAAGCGCTGATTACACTGGACCCGAACGACCTCGGCCTGATCCGGGTGATGATTCAATCCGCAGGCGAGTGGTACCTGAAGGAAGACGGCAAGACGCCGAATATCGCGGGGAATGCACCGCTTAAGGAAGCCTTTGAAACCTATAAGGAGCTGACCGAATCGAACGTAGCCAAGGTGCATGCAGACTGGAGCCAGTTCGTAGCCGCCCTGAACAGCGGCGATGTAGCCTCCGTGCCGACAGGCAACTGGATCACTCCTTCGATTACGGCTGAAGCGTCACAATCCGGCAAGTGGGGCATTGCACCGCTTCCGAAGCTGACGGTGAACAAATCCGTTCATGCCTCGAACCTGGGCGGAAGCTCCTGGTATGTCATGAATGTGGATGGTAAGGAGACGGCTGCAGATTTCATGGCGAAGACCTTCGGCTCGAATGTGGAAATGTACCAGAAGCTGCTCACGGACATCGGTGTCATTGGGACCTTCAAAGCGGCTGCGGGCGGAGAGGCTTACAGCCAGGCCAATGAATTCTTCAGCGGCCAGAAGGTTGTATCGGATTTCGCTGCCTGGACGGAGCAGATCCCAAGCGTCAATTACGGAATCAACACGTATGCGATTGAAGACATCCTGATTGTAGAGATGCAGAATTATCTGAACGGCAAGGATATTGACAGCGTGCTGAGCGATGCCCAGGCCCAGGCCGAGTCACAGATTAAATAG
- a CDS encoding sensor histidine kinase has protein sequence MRRYWERFKFHSLFIKIFIVMLISIIAVAIASSWTTVRMSEKLFMNTFSITNSKVISQIKASFEAFHYSIVTATNNTQLSGTIRSFLSEEDSDSLRMLRTYYNMTTQMKKIQSTLDAYQVGIKIMGKNGRSYSTNTNNLLMSDRELQQHELTRNTLAEPKRLMYQFYEETMPDSAQKEAVIVGSKALMDRTTGDIYGTLFFTIHEKDFRSFYGSFVSTGNDVVILNKQGMIVSSNRSDLMGQQAGDLLQGAKEIEEQQLAYQNIEFQGTDTILIADYLSSYDFYIVNLIDKQTALGQMVNGKMVVLFCSAIVAVALIVVFLIFRRLTRSLTLLTRQMSKITERNFHNYITVTGSFEFQELGHAYNYMLDELNEYVEKLVETQKEQRNAELAALQHQINPHFLYNTLASVNFLVQQGSQEKAVHTIHALISMLQNALSNVSESITVTQELENLKSYVFINHVRYGERIRVNFFVSPDCMDCHLPKLIIQPFIENAFFHAFTQKSGGYIHILISQDAGSLLCEVVDNGDGMDTGAADLPMSGLAGKRQLFTGIGIRNVHDRLVLMYGEEYGVTIKSAPGEGTAIRIRLPLMKK, from the coding sequence ATGCGCAGATACTGGGAGCGGTTCAAATTTCACAGCCTGTTCATCAAAATCTTCATCGTCATGCTGATCAGCATCATCGCCGTAGCCATCGCTTCCTCCTGGACGACCGTCCGCATGTCGGAGAAGCTGTTCATGAATACGTTCAGCATTACGAATTCCAAGGTGATCAGCCAGATTAAGGCGAGCTTTGAAGCTTTTCATTATTCGATCGTTACGGCTACCAATAATACTCAGCTAAGCGGCACGATCCGCTCCTTCCTGTCTGAGGAGGACTCGGACTCTCTGCGGATGCTGCGGACCTATTACAATATGACCACGCAGATGAAGAAGATTCAGTCCACGCTCGATGCCTACCAGGTCGGGATCAAAATTATGGGCAAAAACGGCCGCAGCTACTCCACCAATACGAACAATCTGCTAATGAGTGACCGGGAGCTGCAGCAGCATGAGCTGACACGGAATACTTTGGCTGAACCGAAACGGCTGATGTACCAGTTCTATGAGGAGACGATGCCGGATTCGGCGCAGAAGGAAGCGGTGATTGTAGGCAGCAAAGCGCTGATGGACCGGACAACCGGCGATATTTACGGGACGCTTTTTTTCACAATTCATGAAAAGGATTTCCGCTCCTTCTACGGGAGCTTTGTCAGTACCGGGAACGATGTAGTGATCCTGAATAAGCAGGGGATGATTGTGTCCAGCAACCGCAGTGATCTGATGGGCCAGCAGGCAGGGGATCTGCTACAGGGGGCGAAGGAGATTGAGGAGCAGCAGCTTGCTTACCAGAACATTGAATTCCAGGGCACCGACACGATCCTGATTGCGGATTACCTCTCGTCTTATGATTTCTACATTGTGAACCTGATCGATAAGCAGACGGCCCTTGGCCAGATGGTCAACGGTAAAATGGTCGTGCTGTTCTGCTCAGCCATCGTGGCCGTGGCCCTGATCGTGGTGTTCCTGATCTTCAGAAGGCTAACCCGGTCGCTCACGCTGCTTACCCGGCAGATGTCCAAAATCACCGAGCGTAACTTCCACAATTACATTACGGTTACAGGGAGCTTTGAATTTCAGGAGCTGGGGCATGCTTATAACTATATGCTGGACGAGCTGAATGAATATGTCGAGAAGCTGGTGGAGACGCAGAAGGAGCAGCGGAATGCCGAGCTTGCGGCCTTGCAGCATCAGATTAACCCGCATTTTCTGTACAATACGCTGGCTTCAGTCAACTTCCTGGTGCAGCAAGGCAGTCAGGAGAAGGCGGTCCATACGATTCATGCCCTGATCTCGATGCTGCAGAATGCGCTGAGCAATGTCAGTGAGAGCATTACGGTGACGCAGGAGCTGGAGAATCTGAAATCCTATGTGTTCATCAACCATGTGCGGTACGGTGAACGGATCCGGGTGAATTTCTTCGTCTCCCCGGATTGTATGGACTGTCATCTGCCGAAGCTGATTATTCAGCCGTTCATTGAGAATGCCTTCTTCCATGCGTTTACGCAGAAAAGCGGCGGATATATCCATATCCTCATCTCCCAGGATGCCGGATCACTGCTCTGTGAGGTGGTGGATAACGGGGATGGAATGGATACCGGAGCGGCTGATCTGCCTATGTCCGGCCTGGCTGGGAAGCGCCAGCTGTTCACCGGAATCGGTATCCGCAATGTGCATGACCGGCTGGTGCTGATGTACGGCGAAGAATATGGAGTCACCATTAAGAGTGCGCCGGGGGAGGGAACTGCGATCCGAATCCGCCTGCCGCTGATGAAGAAGTGA
- a CDS encoding response regulator transcription factor, with protein MNPICKVLIVDDEILVRQGIKYVLDWEQEGFQIVGEAANGREALNSLQTLQPHIIITDIVMPVMDGEELTRLVKRDYPATEVIVLSSFSEFHYVRSTFQHGVADYILKPKLEAGALLQVLQKTRDRIPGLSSAGEETEAETQPLDALLGRMISGYRLPPESEAYVKQQLPHNSYALLGWEPAQTAQPAAGGNASGHRAIHAASSNNAINRSSDYAAASSNALSVHDTTIFSSITGELNQHVAGLKQCIIPGAESSGTTFMLINLEEAHWPQLLETLHQLADTLAGQETEIRLTLSRSFSSLSELAAIQQESVARLQQCRFFRPEQILLNQPERPDQEAPLPKFNLTQFTEQLKRQQLTEAFGDLHQHVDALSRQKDGDVYQFKSFLGNIIFNITNQLSHLQELEEGKYGLFRAIDEAGTAEQAVQILNDYLSRIMELTSSAAPAPGSNANMTKLLQYIEEHYAEPLTLTELARHFHFNPSYLSSLFTTYNHEGFKEHLNTVRTGKAAELLRAGEAPIAEISSMVGYGDHSYFCKVFKKYYGLSPSGYRRQHYGQE; from the coding sequence ATGAATCCGATATGCAAGGTGCTGATTGTGGACGATGAAATCCTGGTCCGGCAAGGGATTAAGTATGTGCTGGACTGGGAACAGGAAGGATTTCAGATTGTAGGTGAAGCGGCCAACGGGCGGGAAGCGCTGAATTCGCTGCAGACCCTGCAGCCGCATATCATCATTACGGATATTGTCATGCCGGTGATGGATGGCGAGGAGTTAACCCGGCTGGTGAAGCGCGATTATCCGGCTACTGAGGTGATTGTGTTAAGCAGCTTCAGCGAGTTTCATTATGTGCGCTCGACGTTCCAGCATGGGGTGGCGGACTATATTTTGAAGCCGAAGCTGGAAGCCGGTGCCTTATTGCAGGTGTTACAAAAAACCCGGGACCGCATCCCGGGCCTGAGCAGCGCCGGGGAAGAAACGGAGGCAGAAACGCAGCCGCTGGATGCCCTGCTCGGCCGGATGATATCCGGTTACCGGCTGCCGCCGGAGAGCGAAGCGTATGTGAAGCAGCAGCTTCCGCATAACAGCTACGCGCTGCTGGGCTGGGAGCCGGCCCAAACGGCACAGCCAGCAGCAGGCGGCAACGCTAGCGGCCATCGAGCTATACACGCTGCCAGCAGCAACAACGCCATTAACCGTAGCAGCGATTACGCTGCCGCAAGCAGCAACGCCCTTAGCGTCCATGACACCACCATCTTCAGCTCTATCACCGGTGAACTCAACCAGCATGTTGCCGGATTGAAGCAGTGCATCATTCCAGGCGCAGAGTCTTCGGGCACTACATTCATGCTGATTAATCTGGAGGAAGCCCATTGGCCGCAGCTGCTGGAGACTCTACACCAGTTAGCCGATACGCTGGCTGGGCAAGAAACGGAAATACGGCTGACGCTCAGCCGGAGCTTCAGCTCGCTCAGCGAGCTGGCGGCCATCCAGCAGGAGAGCGTTGCAAGATTACAGCAGTGCCGGTTTTTCCGGCCGGAGCAGATCCTGCTCAACCAGCCGGAACGTCCAGATCAGGAGGCCCCGCTGCCCAAGTTCAATCTGACGCAGTTCACAGAACAGCTGAAGCGGCAGCAGCTTACGGAAGCGTTCGGTGATCTGCATCAGCATGTGGATGCGCTCAGCCGCCAGAAAGACGGGGATGTGTATCAGTTCAAGTCCTTCCTGGGCAATATTATCTTCAATATTACGAATCAGCTCAGCCATCTGCAGGAGCTGGAGGAGGGGAAATACGGCCTGTTCCGGGCCATCGATGAAGCGGGCACAGCCGAGCAGGCCGTGCAGATCCTGAATGATTACCTGAGCCGGATCATGGAGCTGACTTCATCGGCAGCGCCTGCACCGGGCAGCAATGCCAATATGACGAAGCTGCTCCAGTACATAGAGGAGCATTATGCCGAGCCGTTAACCCTTACGGAGCTGGCCCGTCATTTTCATTTCAACCCTTCGTATCTGTCGAGCCTGTTCACGACCTACAATCACGAAGGCTTCAAGGAGCATCTCAACACGGTCCGCACGGGCAAGGCGGCAGAGCTGCTGCGGGCCGGGGAGGCACCCATAGCGGAGATCAGTAGTATGGTCGGATACGGCGATCACAGCTATTTTTGCAAAGTGTTCAAGAAGTATTACGGCTTGTCCCCGAGCGGCTACCGGCGTCAGCATTACGGGCAGGAGTAG